A single Ziziphus jujuba cultivar Dongzao chromosome 11, ASM3175591v1 DNA region contains:
- the LOC107422441 gene encoding protein MOS2 → MKLSFSLPSKSSSKPNPIKPSPNFNDDKDSKSNGVVDSREYVTEFDGSKTLTTDTDKKPKNVSIAPIQNEWRPHKKMKNLELPIAHPDHDDSSAGLQFELESAASAAPDAVDSKISYGLNLRQKIEGSDKIENSTSNGGEERKYVAVEDVLLQKLKEDLKRLPEDRGMEEFEDMPVEGFGAALLAGYGWKEGMGIGKNAKEDVKIVEYTKKAGKHGIGFTAVDVPAKLNTELNSKRVEEERVKDAQRVSEGDRNRNRDKDIDRERDSGLSGKEVRIVGGRNAGLKGKIIEKLDHDKFVLKLSRSEQSVKVSANDIAELGSKEEERYLKKLKELKIQEEVGRKESKRTREEGRRESRDSQKENQRNMKQASWLTSHIRVRIISKDLKGGRLYLKKGEVVDVVGPKMCDISMDESRELVQGVSQDLLETALPRRGGPVLVLSGKHKGVYGNLVERDLDREIGVVRDADTHSLLNVQFEQIAEYIGDPSLLGY, encoded by the coding sequence ATGaagctttctttctctttgcCTTCGAAATCGTCTTCGAAGCCGAATCCGATCAAACCCTCGCCGAATTTCAACGACGACAAGGACAGCAAATCCAACGGCGTCGTCGATTCCAGAGAGTACGTTACAGAATTCGACGGCTCCAAAACCCTAACCACCGACACTGATAAGAAACCCAAGAACGTATCAATCGCTCCCATTCAGAACGAATGGAGACCtcacaagaagatgaagaaccTCGAGCTTCCTATTGCTCATCCAGACCACGACGACTCCTCCGCTGGTCTTCAATTCGAGCTCGAATCCGCTGCTTCTGCGGCACCTGACGCCGTCGATTCCAAGATCTCTTACGGTCTCAATCTGAGGCAGAAAATTGAGGGCtcggataaaattgaaaattctaCATCCAACGGTGGTGAGGAGCGGAAATATGTTGCCGTTGAGGATGTGTTGCTGCAGAAATTGAAGGAGGACCTAAAGAGGTTGCCGGAGGACCGAGGCATGGAGGAGTTCGAAGACATGCCGGTGGAGGGATTCGGTGCGGCTTTGCTCGCTGGGTATGGGTGGAAGGAAGGTATGGGCATTGGGAAGAACGCCAAGGAAGATGTCAAGATCGTCGAGTACACCAAGAAGGCTGGTAAGCATGGTATAGGGTTTACTGCTGTAGATGTTCCCGCTAAGCTTAATACTGAATTGAATTCGAAGAGGGTGGAAGAAGAGAGAGTGAAGGATGCACAGAGAGTGAGTGAGGGagatagaaatagaaatagagaTAAAGATATAGATAGGGAAAGAGACAGTGGGTTGTCGGGTAAGGAAGTTAGAATTGTTGGTGGAAGAAATGCCGGtttgaaaggaaaaatcatCGAGAAATTGGATCATGACAAGTTTGTTTTGAAGCTTTCGAGGAGTGAACAGTCTGTGAAAGTGAGTGCAAACGATATTGCTGAACTGGGTTCCAAGGAAGAAGAAAGGTACTTGAAGAAATTGAAGGAGTTGAAGATTCAAGAGGAGGTTGGAAGGAAAGAAAGCAAGAGAACAAGAGAAGAAGGGAGGAGAGAAAGCAGAGACAGTCAAAAGGAGAACCAGAGGAATATGAAACAAGCCTCTTGGCTTACAAGTCATATCAGGGTTAGGATCATTAGCAAAGATTTGAAAGGAGGAAGGTTGTATTTGAAGAAAGGAGAGGTGGTAGATGTGGTAGGGCCAAAGATGTGCGATATATCTATGGATGAGAGCAGGGAGCTTGTTCAAGGGGTATCCCAAGACCTTCTTGAGACTGCACTTCCACGACGTGGAGGGCCAGTTCTTGTGTTGTCCGGGAAGCATAAGGGTGTCTATGGGAATCTTGTGGAGAGGGATTTAGACCGGGAAATTGGTGTTGTGCGTGATGCTGATACTCATTCCTTGCTTAATGTCCAGTTTGAGCAAATTGCTGAGTACATTGGTGATCCAAGCCTTCTTGGATATTGA
- the LOC107422442 gene encoding beta-glucuronosyltransferase GlcAT14B, giving the protein MMGSLNMEKKWLFPLVMSSVLCIVLLATSLNMGLISSLHTINSIFSIFPSRLSSNQTSPVFAESKILLSPPPPSRPPIPRFAYLISGSKGDLDKLWRTLRALYHPLNHYVVHLDLESPAEERLQLAARLQNDTIFAQVGNVYMINKANMVTYRGPTMVANTLHACAILLKRSKDWDWFINLSASDYPLVTQDDLLYTFSTLSRDLNFIEHTSQLGWKEDKRAMPLIVDPGLYLNTKKDIYWVSPKRTLPTAFKLFTGSAWMVLSRSFSEYIIWGWDNLPRTLLMYYTNFVSSPEGYFQTVICNEPEFAKTAVNHDLHYISWDIPPKQHPHTLTVNDTAKMIASSAAFARKFKKDDPVLDIIDKDLLRRKKGRFTPGGWCAGSPKCSQVGNPTKLKPGPGAQRLRRLVVRLTMSAQFGQSQCK; this is encoded by the exons ATGATGGGGTCCCTAAACATGGAGAAGAAATGGCTATTTCCTCTTGTCATGAGCTCTGTCCTGTGCATAGTCCTTCTTGCCACTTCCTTGAACATGGGTCTTATCTCTTCACTACACACAATCAATTCAATCTTTTCAATTTTCCCTTCTCGCCTATCATCAAACCAAACAAGTCCAGTTTTTGCAGAATCAAAGATTTTACTATCTCCACCGCCTCCTTCAAGACCGCCCATTCCTAGATTTGCTTATTTAATTTCTGGTTCCAAAGGTGATTTGGACAAGTTGTGGAGAACTCTTAGAGCTTTATACCATCCCTTGAACCACTATGTTGTTCATTTGGATCTCGAGTCACCAGCCGAGGAGAGGCTGCAGCTTGCTGCACGGTTGCAGAATGATACAATTTTTGCTCAAGTTGGCAACGTATACATGATTAACAAAGCTAATATGGTAACCTATAGAGGACCAACTATGGTAGCTAATACTCTTCATGCTTGTGCAATTCTTCTTAAGAGGAGCAAGGATTGGGATTGGTTTATCAACCTTAGTGCTTCAGATTATCCACTTGTGACTCAAGATG ATCTTCTTTACACTTTTTCTACTTTGAGTCGGGATCTGAATTTCATTGAGCATACAAGCCAGCTTGGTTGGAAGGA GGATAAACGAGCAATGCCTCTGATTGTAGACCCTGGTCTGTATTTAAACACCAAAAAGGATATATATTGGGTATCACCCAAGCGGACGCTGCCAACTGCGTTTAAATTATTTACTG GTTCAGCATGGATGGTCCTGTCACGCTCTTTTTCCGAGTACATCATTTGGGGCTGGGACAATCTACCAAGGACGCTTCTGATGTACTACACAAATTTTGTATCCTCACCTGAAGGCTATTTTCAGACTGTTATATGTAACGAGCCAGAGTTTGCTAAGACAGCAGTCAACCATGATTTGCACTACATTTCTTGGGATATTCCTCCCAAACAGCATCCGCACACCCTTACAGTTAATGACACTGCCAAGATGATTGCAAGCAGTGCTGCCTTTGCTCGAAAATTCAAAAAAGACGACCCTGTCTTGGACATAATTGATAAAGATTTACTTCGTCGAAAGAAAGGGCGCTTTACACCTGGAGGTTGGTGTGCCGGAAGTCCTAAATGTTCCCAGGTTGGGAACCCAACCAAGCTCAAACCAGGTCCAGGAGCACAAAGACTTCGCCGTCTTGTAGTTAGGCTAACCATGTCAGCTCAGTTTGGTCAATCTCAATGTAAATAG